One segment of Candidatus Methylomirabilota bacterium DNA contains the following:
- a CDS encoding ribonuclease J: MSTAFRPEPAPIDVPAEPAVRLIPLGGLGEIGLNMMLLESGEDIVAVDCGLLFPDDEMPGVDYVIPDFSYLGEHRERFRAVVLTHGHEDHIGALSYLLRDFDVPVYGTPLTLAIARHRLAEHGLLERVDLRAYRPGDEIVAGCFRILPMRVTHSIADGIGLAIETPAGTVVHTGDFKLDPNPVDGEQPDYSRFAALGERGVLCLCSDSTNVGRPGRTGSETEVGAALRGRFAAAHGRIIVATFASHVHRIQQVLELAAERSRKVGLLGRSMAANVAVAAELGYLKVPDDVLWPLEDLVELPANRQVILSTGSQGEPNSALALMAAGEHKHFAVGEGDLVIFSSRVIPGNERVIGRLINALLRRGAEVLWEDVAFVHVSGHASQDDLRQMLELTKPRYFMPVHGEYRHLLQHARLAEDAGVPAERIFLIEDGLGLELTKSGARVLGPYPAGRVFVDGKGIGDVGSVVLRDRQLLAEAGMVVVALTIDRVTGSLVAGPEIASRGFVYMKESDELMAEVKEAVREAIAQREDPEVLDRELFGARVRSAVRRFINQRFQRKPIVIPVIMEV, translated from the coding sequence GTGAGCACCGCATTCCGCCCGGAGCCCGCACCGATCGATGTGCCCGCCGAGCCCGCGGTGCGCCTGATCCCCCTGGGGGGGCTTGGCGAGATCGGGCTCAACATGATGCTCCTCGAGTCGGGCGAGGACATCGTGGCGGTGGACTGCGGCCTCCTCTTCCCCGACGACGAGATGCCGGGTGTGGACTACGTGATCCCGGACTTCTCCTACCTGGGCGAGCACCGCGAGCGCTTCCGCGCGGTGGTGCTGACCCACGGCCACGAGGATCACATCGGCGCGCTCTCGTACCTCCTGCGCGACTTCGACGTGCCCGTGTACGGCACGCCGCTCACCCTCGCCATCGCGCGCCACCGCCTCGCCGAGCACGGTCTCCTCGAGCGCGTGGATCTGCGCGCCTACAGGCCCGGCGACGAGATCGTGGCCGGCTGCTTCCGCATCCTGCCGATGCGCGTGACCCACTCCATCGCCGACGGCATCGGGCTCGCCATCGAGACGCCGGCGGGCACGGTGGTGCACACGGGCGACTTCAAGCTCGACCCCAATCCGGTGGACGGCGAGCAGCCGGATTACTCGCGCTTCGCGGCCCTCGGCGAGCGCGGCGTGCTCTGCCTCTGCTCCGACTCCACCAATGTCGGGCGCCCGGGGCGCACGGGGTCGGAGACCGAGGTCGGCGCGGCGCTGCGCGGGCGCTTCGCCGCCGCCCACGGCCGCATCATCGTGGCGACGTTCGCCTCGCACGTCCACCGCATCCAGCAGGTGCTCGAACTGGCGGCGGAGCGCTCGCGCAAAGTCGGCCTCCTCGGGCGCAGCATGGCGGCCAATGTCGCCGTCGCGGCGGAGCTCGGCTATCTCAAGGTGCCGGACGACGTGCTCTGGCCGCTCGAGGACCTCGTGGAGCTGCCCGCGAATCGTCAGGTCATTCTCTCGACGGGCAGCCAGGGTGAGCCCAACTCCGCGCTGGCCCTCATGGCCGCGGGCGAGCACAAGCACTTCGCCGTCGGCGAGGGCGACCTGGTGATCTTCTCGTCGCGGGTGATCCCCGGCAATGAGCGCGTGATCGGGCGCCTCATCAATGCGCTCCTGCGTCGCGGCGCCGAGGTGCTGTGGGAGGACGTGGCCTTCGTGCACGTGTCCGGCCACGCGAGCCAGGACGATCTCCGCCAGATGCTCGAGCTGACGAAGCCGCGCTACTTCATGCCCGTGCACGGCGAGTATCGCCACCTGCTCCAGCATGCGCGGCTCGCCGAGGACGCGGGGGTGCCGGCCGAGCGCATCTTCCTGATCGAGGACGGGCTCGGGCTCGAGCTGACGAAGTCCGGGGCGCGCGTGCTCGGCCCCTATCCCGCCGGGCGCGTGTTCGTGGACGGCAAGGGCATCGGGGACGTGGGCTCGGTGGTGCTCCGCGACCGCCAGCTCCTCGCCGAGGCCGGGATGGTGGTGGTGGCGCTGACCATTGACCGGGTGACGGGCTCGCTGGTCGCGGGACCCGAGATCGCCTCCCGCGGGTTCGTCTACATGAAGGAGTCCGATGAGCTGATGGCCGAGGTGAAGGAGGCCGTCCGCGAGGCGATCGCGCAACGTGAAGATCCCGAGGTCCTGGACCGCGAGCTGTTCGGCGCGCGCGTGCGGAGTGCGGTGCGACGCTTCATCAATCAGCGCTTCCAGCGCAAGCCCATCGTGATCCCCGTGATCATGGAAGTGTAG